Proteins encoded in a region of the Quercus lobata isolate SW786 chromosome 8, ValleyOak3.0 Primary Assembly, whole genome shotgun sequence genome:
- the LOC115955984 gene encoding ABC transporter G family member 24-like isoform X1, protein MSLKNLKVFNLRTILTSAALVLSLVHFVQCQDVNDYNNNQFDNPAVLPLITQVVYSQISNLTAVIGQDIGDQSSFCIRDWKTDWDRAFNFSTNLDFLASCIQKTNGDITRRMCSAAELKFYFNSFFERSGSTNYLKPNKNCNLTSWVEGCEPGWACSVGSNQKVNLNESKVIPARTLNCQACCEGFFCPHGLTCMIPCPLGSYCPLATLNKTTGVCEPYLYQLPPGNPNHTCGGANIWADVGSSSELFCSAGSYCPSTTSRQTCTSGHYCRMGSTSEKSCFKLTSCNPNSANQNIQAYGIMLLAALSTLLLILYNCSDQVLTARERRLAKSREAAARSARETAKARQRWRSAKDAAKKHVSGLQAHLSHTFSRKKDAKDPEKLKILDRVISDIDDDPLPPPHPSMSATHLPSRENKKEPSELMQIMHEIEDNPDNYQGISIETGDMSSHVNVPKGKQTHTQIFKYAYAQLEKERAQQQENEKLTFSGIVNLATHPETRKRPLIEISFKDLTLTLKAKNKHLLRCVTGKIKPGRIAAVMGPSGAGKTTFLSAVAGKAIGCRMTGLIHINGSNDSIHSYKKIIGFVPQDDIVHGNLTVEENLWFSAKCRLPTYLSKPDKVLVVERVIEFLGLQTVRASLVGTVEKRGISGGQRKRVNVGLEMVMEPSLLILDEPTSGLDSASSHQLLRALRREALEGVNICMVVHQPSYALFKMFDDLILLAKGGLTAYHGPVKKVEEYFAGLGINIPERINPPDYFIDILEGIVMPGGSSGVSHEDLPVCWMLHNGYSIPPDMKQNAARLARSSIDVIPANELNHAGAGTEENSFAGELWQGMKSNVELQRDKIRLNFLKSKDLTTRRTPGVLQQYRYFLGRVGKQRLRETRILAMDYLILLLAGACLGSLVKVSDQTFGADAYTYTIIAVSLLCKIAALRSFSLDKLHYWRESASGMSSLAYFLSKDTIDHFNTVIKPAVYLSMFYFFTNPRSTFADNYFVLFCLVYCVTGIAYVLAIVFEPGTAQLWSVLLPVVLTLIATQPKDSEFMKILTNLCYPKWALEGFIIANSERYYGVWLITRCGSLLKSGYNLHHWSLCLAILILIGIFSRVIAFFCMLIFQKK, encoded by the exons ATGAGCTTAAAGAACCTCAAAGTTTTTAACTTGAGGACAATTCTCACTTCAGCTGCTCTAGTTTTAAGTTTGGTACACTTTGTCCAATGCCAAGATGTGAATGACTACAACAATAACCAATTTGATAACCCTGCAGTTCTTCCTCTTATCACACAGGTCGTTTACAGTCAGATTTCCAATCTGACTGCTGTTATTGGTCAGGATATTGGCGACCAGTCCAGCTTCTGCATTAGGGATTG GAAAACTGACTGGGATCGAGCCTTTAATTTTTCAACCAACTTGGATTTCTTAGCTTCTTGCATCCAGAAGACTAATG GAGACATTACACGTCGCATGTGTTCAGCAgcagaattgaagttttacttCAATAGTTTCTTTGAAAGATCTGGGAGTACCAATTACTTGAAACCTAATAAGAACTGTAATTTAACCTCATGGGTAGAAGGCTGTGAGCCGGGATGGGCTTGTAGTGTTGGCTCAAATCAGAAGGTTAACCTAAACGAGTCAAAGGTCATCCCCGCAAGAACACTCAACTGTCAGGCTTGTTGTGAAGGTTTCTTCTGCCCTCATGGTCTTACCTGCATGATTC CTTGCCCATTAGGTTCCTATTGTCCCCTTGCAACTCTCAACAAAACTACTGGTGTATGTGAACC ATATCTATACCAACTACCTCCAGGGAATCCAAACCATACCTGTGGAGGAGCAAATATTTGGGCTGATGTTGGTAGTAGCAGTGAGTTATTCTGTTCAGCTGGATCATATTGTCCAAGTACCACCAGCAGACAGACTTGCACTAGTGG ACATTACTGCAGGATGGGTTCTACATCTGAGAAAA GCTGCTTTAAGTTGACTTCTTGTAATCCAAACTCTGCAAACCAAAATATTCAAGCATATGGAATAATGTTGTTA GCTGCTTTAAGTACTCTGCTACTCATCCTTTACAACTGTTCTGACCAAGTTCTAACGGCCAGGGAAAGGAGACTAGCCAAATCCAGAGAAGCAGCAGCCAGAAGTGCAAGGGAGACAGCAAAAGCACGTCAGAGGTGGAGATCAGCAAAAGATGCTGCAAAGAAGCATGTAAGTGGATTGCAAGCTCATCTATCACACACATTTTCTCGTAAAAAAGATGCAAAGGATCCCGAGAAACTTAAGATTTTGGATCGAGTTATATCTGACATAGATGATGATCCATTACCACCTCCACATCCAAGTATGTCAGCTACCCATCTACCctcaagagaaaataaaaaggaaccCAGTGAGCTCATGCAGATAATGCATGAAATTGAAGATAACCCTGATAATTATCAAGGTATAAGTATTGAAACTGGGGATATGAGTTCTCATGTAAATGTGCCAAAGGGAAAACAAACTCATACCCAAATTTTTAAGTATGCATATGCTCAacttgagaaagagagagctcaGCAGCAAGAGAACGAGAAACTTACCTTCTCAGGAATAGTTAATTTGGCTACTCATCCAGAAACCAGGAAAAGGCCTCTGATTGAGATTTCTTTCAAAGATCTGACCCTTACCTTGAAAGCAAAAAATAAGCATCTATTGAGATGTGTTACTGGGAAAATTAAGCCTGGCCGCATTGCTGCTGTCATGGGTCCATCTGGGGCTGGAAAAACAACATTTCTTTCTGCTGTAGCAGGAAAGGCAATTGGATGCAGGATGACTGGTTTAATTCATATAAATGGAAGTAACGATTCAATCCACTCATATAAGAAAATCATTGGTTTTGTGCCACAAGATGATATTGTACATGGAAACTTGACAGTGGAAGAGAATCTCTGGTTCAGTGCAAAGTGCAG ACTACCCACTTACTTGTCAAAACCGGATAAAGTTCTAGTTGTTGAAAGAGTTATTGAGTTCTTGGGGCTTCAGACAGTGCGGGCATCGTTGGTTGGAACAGTGGAAAAGCGAGGAATATCTGGGGGCCAGAGAAAGAGAGTAAATGTTGGATTGGAAATGGTCATGGAACCTTCACTATTGATCTTAGATGAACCCACATCTGGTTTGGACAGTGCATCATCTCATCAACTTCTTAGAGCACTTCGACGTGAAGCACTTGAAGGGGTAAATATCTGTATGGTGGTTCACCAACCAAG CTATGCCTTGTTCAAGATGTTTGATGATTTGATACTTCTGGCAAAAGGTGGTCTTACAGCCTATCATGGACCAGTGAAGAAAGTTGAAGAATACTTTGCTGGCCTTGGGATCAATATCCCAGAGCGAATAAATCCTCCAGACTATTTCATTGACATTTTGGAGGGTATAGTGATGCCAGGTGGCAGCTCAGGAGTTAGTCATGAAGATCTACCTGTCTGTTGGATGCTTCATAATGGGTATTCAATACCCCCTGATATGAAGCAGAATGCTGCAAGACTTGCTAGGTCTTCAATAGATGTAATTCCAGCTAATGAACTCAATCATGCTGGTGCTGGAACGGAGGAAAATTCTTTTGCTGGAGAGTTATGGCAAGGAATGAAAAGCAATGTGGAGCTGCAGCGGGATAAGATACgacttaattttttgaagtccAAGGACTTAACAACGAGGAGAACTCCAGGTGTATTGCAGCAATACAGATACTTTCTTGGAAG GGTTGGTAAGCAGCGATTACGGGAAACTAGAATACTGGCAATGGATTATCTAATCTTATTACTTGCTGGAGCTTGCTTAGGATCACTTGTTAAAGTGAGCGATCAAACCTTTGGTGCAGATGCTTATACTTATACCATAATTGCAGTTT CTCTTCTATGCAAAATTGCGGCTTTGAGATCATTCTCCCTGGACAAATTACACTACTGGAGAGAGAGTGCTTCTGGCATGAGCAGCTTGGCTTATTTTCTCTCTAAGGATACAATTGACCATTTTAATACAGTGATCAAGCCTGCTGTATATCTctctatgttttattttttcacgAACCCAAGATCTACCTTTGCAGATAATTACTTTGTCTTGTTCTGCCTTGTGTATTGTGTAACTGGTATAGCCTACGTGTTGGCCATAGTTTTCGAACCTGGTACAGCCCAGCTG TGGTCAGTTCTTCTTCCAGTTGTTTTGACTCTCATCGCCACACAGCCAAAAGATAGTGAATTTATGAAGATTTTAACTAATCTATGCTACCCTAAGTGGGCTTTGGAGGGATTCATTATTGCAAATTCTGAAAG GTATTATGGAGTGTGGCTGATAACTAGGTGTGGTTCACTTCTAAAAAGTGGTTATAACCTTCATCATTGGAGTCTATGTTTAGCCATCCTTATCCTAATTGGAATTTTTAGTCGTGTGATAGCATTTTTTTGTATGCTGATCTTCCAAAAGAAATGA
- the LOC115955984 gene encoding ABC transporter G family member 24-like isoform X2 — protein MSLKNLKVFNLRTILTSAALVLSLVHFVQCQDVNDYNNNQFDNPAVLPLITQVVYSQISNLTAVIGQDIGDQSSFCIRDWKTDWDRAFNFSTNLDFLASCIQKTNGDITRRMCSAAELKFYFNSFFERSGSTNYLKPNKNCNLTSWVEGCEPGWACSVGSNQKVNLNESKVIPARTLNCQACCEGFFCPHGLTCMIPCPLGSYCPLATLNKTTGVCEPYLYQLPPGNPNHTCGGANIWADVGSSSELFCSAGSYCPSTTSRQTCTSGMGSTSEKSCFKLTSCNPNSANQNIQAYGIMLLAALSTLLLILYNCSDQVLTARERRLAKSREAAARSARETAKARQRWRSAKDAAKKHVSGLQAHLSHTFSRKKDAKDPEKLKILDRVISDIDDDPLPPPHPSMSATHLPSRENKKEPSELMQIMHEIEDNPDNYQGISIETGDMSSHVNVPKGKQTHTQIFKYAYAQLEKERAQQQENEKLTFSGIVNLATHPETRKRPLIEISFKDLTLTLKAKNKHLLRCVTGKIKPGRIAAVMGPSGAGKTTFLSAVAGKAIGCRMTGLIHINGSNDSIHSYKKIIGFVPQDDIVHGNLTVEENLWFSAKCRLPTYLSKPDKVLVVERVIEFLGLQTVRASLVGTVEKRGISGGQRKRVNVGLEMVMEPSLLILDEPTSGLDSASSHQLLRALRREALEGVNICMVVHQPSYALFKMFDDLILLAKGGLTAYHGPVKKVEEYFAGLGINIPERINPPDYFIDILEGIVMPGGSSGVSHEDLPVCWMLHNGYSIPPDMKQNAARLARSSIDVIPANELNHAGAGTEENSFAGELWQGMKSNVELQRDKIRLNFLKSKDLTTRRTPGVLQQYRYFLGRVGKQRLRETRILAMDYLILLLAGACLGSLVKVSDQTFGADAYTYTIIAVSLLCKIAALRSFSLDKLHYWRESASGMSSLAYFLSKDTIDHFNTVIKPAVYLSMFYFFTNPRSTFADNYFVLFCLVYCVTGIAYVLAIVFEPGTAQLWSVLLPVVLTLIATQPKDSEFMKILTNLCYPKWALEGFIIANSERYYGVWLITRCGSLLKSGYNLHHWSLCLAILILIGIFSRVIAFFCMLIFQKK, from the exons ATGAGCTTAAAGAACCTCAAAGTTTTTAACTTGAGGACAATTCTCACTTCAGCTGCTCTAGTTTTAAGTTTGGTACACTTTGTCCAATGCCAAGATGTGAATGACTACAACAATAACCAATTTGATAACCCTGCAGTTCTTCCTCTTATCACACAGGTCGTTTACAGTCAGATTTCCAATCTGACTGCTGTTATTGGTCAGGATATTGGCGACCAGTCCAGCTTCTGCATTAGGGATTG GAAAACTGACTGGGATCGAGCCTTTAATTTTTCAACCAACTTGGATTTCTTAGCTTCTTGCATCCAGAAGACTAATG GAGACATTACACGTCGCATGTGTTCAGCAgcagaattgaagttttacttCAATAGTTTCTTTGAAAGATCTGGGAGTACCAATTACTTGAAACCTAATAAGAACTGTAATTTAACCTCATGGGTAGAAGGCTGTGAGCCGGGATGGGCTTGTAGTGTTGGCTCAAATCAGAAGGTTAACCTAAACGAGTCAAAGGTCATCCCCGCAAGAACACTCAACTGTCAGGCTTGTTGTGAAGGTTTCTTCTGCCCTCATGGTCTTACCTGCATGATTC CTTGCCCATTAGGTTCCTATTGTCCCCTTGCAACTCTCAACAAAACTACTGGTGTATGTGAACC ATATCTATACCAACTACCTCCAGGGAATCCAAACCATACCTGTGGAGGAGCAAATATTTGGGCTGATGTTGGTAGTAGCAGTGAGTTATTCTGTTCAGCTGGATCATATTGTCCAAGTACCACCAGCAGACAGACTTGCACTAGTGG GATGGGTTCTACATCTGAGAAAA GCTGCTTTAAGTTGACTTCTTGTAATCCAAACTCTGCAAACCAAAATATTCAAGCATATGGAATAATGTTGTTA GCTGCTTTAAGTACTCTGCTACTCATCCTTTACAACTGTTCTGACCAAGTTCTAACGGCCAGGGAAAGGAGACTAGCCAAATCCAGAGAAGCAGCAGCCAGAAGTGCAAGGGAGACAGCAAAAGCACGTCAGAGGTGGAGATCAGCAAAAGATGCTGCAAAGAAGCATGTAAGTGGATTGCAAGCTCATCTATCACACACATTTTCTCGTAAAAAAGATGCAAAGGATCCCGAGAAACTTAAGATTTTGGATCGAGTTATATCTGACATAGATGATGATCCATTACCACCTCCACATCCAAGTATGTCAGCTACCCATCTACCctcaagagaaaataaaaaggaaccCAGTGAGCTCATGCAGATAATGCATGAAATTGAAGATAACCCTGATAATTATCAAGGTATAAGTATTGAAACTGGGGATATGAGTTCTCATGTAAATGTGCCAAAGGGAAAACAAACTCATACCCAAATTTTTAAGTATGCATATGCTCAacttgagaaagagagagctcaGCAGCAAGAGAACGAGAAACTTACCTTCTCAGGAATAGTTAATTTGGCTACTCATCCAGAAACCAGGAAAAGGCCTCTGATTGAGATTTCTTTCAAAGATCTGACCCTTACCTTGAAAGCAAAAAATAAGCATCTATTGAGATGTGTTACTGGGAAAATTAAGCCTGGCCGCATTGCTGCTGTCATGGGTCCATCTGGGGCTGGAAAAACAACATTTCTTTCTGCTGTAGCAGGAAAGGCAATTGGATGCAGGATGACTGGTTTAATTCATATAAATGGAAGTAACGATTCAATCCACTCATATAAGAAAATCATTGGTTTTGTGCCACAAGATGATATTGTACATGGAAACTTGACAGTGGAAGAGAATCTCTGGTTCAGTGCAAAGTGCAG ACTACCCACTTACTTGTCAAAACCGGATAAAGTTCTAGTTGTTGAAAGAGTTATTGAGTTCTTGGGGCTTCAGACAGTGCGGGCATCGTTGGTTGGAACAGTGGAAAAGCGAGGAATATCTGGGGGCCAGAGAAAGAGAGTAAATGTTGGATTGGAAATGGTCATGGAACCTTCACTATTGATCTTAGATGAACCCACATCTGGTTTGGACAGTGCATCATCTCATCAACTTCTTAGAGCACTTCGACGTGAAGCACTTGAAGGGGTAAATATCTGTATGGTGGTTCACCAACCAAG CTATGCCTTGTTCAAGATGTTTGATGATTTGATACTTCTGGCAAAAGGTGGTCTTACAGCCTATCATGGACCAGTGAAGAAAGTTGAAGAATACTTTGCTGGCCTTGGGATCAATATCCCAGAGCGAATAAATCCTCCAGACTATTTCATTGACATTTTGGAGGGTATAGTGATGCCAGGTGGCAGCTCAGGAGTTAGTCATGAAGATCTACCTGTCTGTTGGATGCTTCATAATGGGTATTCAATACCCCCTGATATGAAGCAGAATGCTGCAAGACTTGCTAGGTCTTCAATAGATGTAATTCCAGCTAATGAACTCAATCATGCTGGTGCTGGAACGGAGGAAAATTCTTTTGCTGGAGAGTTATGGCAAGGAATGAAAAGCAATGTGGAGCTGCAGCGGGATAAGATACgacttaattttttgaagtccAAGGACTTAACAACGAGGAGAACTCCAGGTGTATTGCAGCAATACAGATACTTTCTTGGAAG GGTTGGTAAGCAGCGATTACGGGAAACTAGAATACTGGCAATGGATTATCTAATCTTATTACTTGCTGGAGCTTGCTTAGGATCACTTGTTAAAGTGAGCGATCAAACCTTTGGTGCAGATGCTTATACTTATACCATAATTGCAGTTT CTCTTCTATGCAAAATTGCGGCTTTGAGATCATTCTCCCTGGACAAATTACACTACTGGAGAGAGAGTGCTTCTGGCATGAGCAGCTTGGCTTATTTTCTCTCTAAGGATACAATTGACCATTTTAATACAGTGATCAAGCCTGCTGTATATCTctctatgttttattttttcacgAACCCAAGATCTACCTTTGCAGATAATTACTTTGTCTTGTTCTGCCTTGTGTATTGTGTAACTGGTATAGCCTACGTGTTGGCCATAGTTTTCGAACCTGGTACAGCCCAGCTG TGGTCAGTTCTTCTTCCAGTTGTTTTGACTCTCATCGCCACACAGCCAAAAGATAGTGAATTTATGAAGATTTTAACTAATCTATGCTACCCTAAGTGGGCTTTGGAGGGATTCATTATTGCAAATTCTGAAAG GTATTATGGAGTGTGGCTGATAACTAGGTGTGGTTCACTTCTAAAAAGTGGTTATAACCTTCATCATTGGAGTCTATGTTTAGCCATCCTTATCCTAATTGGAATTTTTAGTCGTGTGATAGCATTTTTTTGTATGCTGATCTTCCAAAAGAAATGA
- the LOC115955984 gene encoding ABC transporter G family member 24-like isoform X3, producing MSLKNLKVFNLRTILTSAALVLSLVHFVQCQDVNDYNNNQFDNPAVLPLITQVVYSQISNLTAVIGQDIGDQSSFCIRDWKTDWDRAFNFSTNLDFLASCIQKTNGDITRRMCSAAELKFYFNSFFERSGSTNYLKPNKNCNLTSWVEGCEPGWACSVGSNQKVNLNESKVIPARTLNCQACCEGFFCPHGLTCMIRNPNHTCGGANIWADVGSSSELFCSAGSYCPSTTSRQTCTSGHYCRMGSTSEKSCFKLTSCNPNSANQNIQAYGIMLLAALSTLLLILYNCSDQVLTARERRLAKSREAAARSARETAKARQRWRSAKDAAKKHVSGLQAHLSHTFSRKKDAKDPEKLKILDRVISDIDDDPLPPPHPSMSATHLPSRENKKEPSELMQIMHEIEDNPDNYQGISIETGDMSSHVNVPKGKQTHTQIFKYAYAQLEKERAQQQENEKLTFSGIVNLATHPETRKRPLIEISFKDLTLTLKAKNKHLLRCVTGKIKPGRIAAVMGPSGAGKTTFLSAVAGKAIGCRMTGLIHINGSNDSIHSYKKIIGFVPQDDIVHGNLTVEENLWFSAKCRLPTYLSKPDKVLVVERVIEFLGLQTVRASLVGTVEKRGISGGQRKRVNVGLEMVMEPSLLILDEPTSGLDSASSHQLLRALRREALEGVNICMVVHQPSYALFKMFDDLILLAKGGLTAYHGPVKKVEEYFAGLGINIPERINPPDYFIDILEGIVMPGGSSGVSHEDLPVCWMLHNGYSIPPDMKQNAARLARSSIDVIPANELNHAGAGTEENSFAGELWQGMKSNVELQRDKIRLNFLKSKDLTTRRTPGVLQQYRYFLGRVGKQRLRETRILAMDYLILLLAGACLGSLVKVSDQTFGADAYTYTIIAVSLLCKIAALRSFSLDKLHYWRESASGMSSLAYFLSKDTIDHFNTVIKPAVYLSMFYFFTNPRSTFADNYFVLFCLVYCVTGIAYVLAIVFEPGTAQLWSVLLPVVLTLIATQPKDSEFMKILTNLCYPKWALEGFIIANSERYYGVWLITRCGSLLKSGYNLHHWSLCLAILILIGIFSRVIAFFCMLIFQKK from the exons ATGAGCTTAAAGAACCTCAAAGTTTTTAACTTGAGGACAATTCTCACTTCAGCTGCTCTAGTTTTAAGTTTGGTACACTTTGTCCAATGCCAAGATGTGAATGACTACAACAATAACCAATTTGATAACCCTGCAGTTCTTCCTCTTATCACACAGGTCGTTTACAGTCAGATTTCCAATCTGACTGCTGTTATTGGTCAGGATATTGGCGACCAGTCCAGCTTCTGCATTAGGGATTG GAAAACTGACTGGGATCGAGCCTTTAATTTTTCAACCAACTTGGATTTCTTAGCTTCTTGCATCCAGAAGACTAATG GAGACATTACACGTCGCATGTGTTCAGCAgcagaattgaagttttacttCAATAGTTTCTTTGAAAGATCTGGGAGTACCAATTACTTGAAACCTAATAAGAACTGTAATTTAACCTCATGGGTAGAAGGCTGTGAGCCGGGATGGGCTTGTAGTGTTGGCTCAAATCAGAAGGTTAACCTAAACGAGTCAAAGGTCATCCCCGCAAGAACACTCAACTGTCAGGCTTGTTGTGAAGGTTTCTTCTGCCCTCATGGTCTTACCTGCATGATTC GGAATCCAAACCATACCTGTGGAGGAGCAAATATTTGGGCTGATGTTGGTAGTAGCAGTGAGTTATTCTGTTCAGCTGGATCATATTGTCCAAGTACCACCAGCAGACAGACTTGCACTAGTGG ACATTACTGCAGGATGGGTTCTACATCTGAGAAAA GCTGCTTTAAGTTGACTTCTTGTAATCCAAACTCTGCAAACCAAAATATTCAAGCATATGGAATAATGTTGTTA GCTGCTTTAAGTACTCTGCTACTCATCCTTTACAACTGTTCTGACCAAGTTCTAACGGCCAGGGAAAGGAGACTAGCCAAATCCAGAGAAGCAGCAGCCAGAAGTGCAAGGGAGACAGCAAAAGCACGTCAGAGGTGGAGATCAGCAAAAGATGCTGCAAAGAAGCATGTAAGTGGATTGCAAGCTCATCTATCACACACATTTTCTCGTAAAAAAGATGCAAAGGATCCCGAGAAACTTAAGATTTTGGATCGAGTTATATCTGACATAGATGATGATCCATTACCACCTCCACATCCAAGTATGTCAGCTACCCATCTACCctcaagagaaaataaaaaggaaccCAGTGAGCTCATGCAGATAATGCATGAAATTGAAGATAACCCTGATAATTATCAAGGTATAAGTATTGAAACTGGGGATATGAGTTCTCATGTAAATGTGCCAAAGGGAAAACAAACTCATACCCAAATTTTTAAGTATGCATATGCTCAacttgagaaagagagagctcaGCAGCAAGAGAACGAGAAACTTACCTTCTCAGGAATAGTTAATTTGGCTACTCATCCAGAAACCAGGAAAAGGCCTCTGATTGAGATTTCTTTCAAAGATCTGACCCTTACCTTGAAAGCAAAAAATAAGCATCTATTGAGATGTGTTACTGGGAAAATTAAGCCTGGCCGCATTGCTGCTGTCATGGGTCCATCTGGGGCTGGAAAAACAACATTTCTTTCTGCTGTAGCAGGAAAGGCAATTGGATGCAGGATGACTGGTTTAATTCATATAAATGGAAGTAACGATTCAATCCACTCATATAAGAAAATCATTGGTTTTGTGCCACAAGATGATATTGTACATGGAAACTTGACAGTGGAAGAGAATCTCTGGTTCAGTGCAAAGTGCAG ACTACCCACTTACTTGTCAAAACCGGATAAAGTTCTAGTTGTTGAAAGAGTTATTGAGTTCTTGGGGCTTCAGACAGTGCGGGCATCGTTGGTTGGAACAGTGGAAAAGCGAGGAATATCTGGGGGCCAGAGAAAGAGAGTAAATGTTGGATTGGAAATGGTCATGGAACCTTCACTATTGATCTTAGATGAACCCACATCTGGTTTGGACAGTGCATCATCTCATCAACTTCTTAGAGCACTTCGACGTGAAGCACTTGAAGGGGTAAATATCTGTATGGTGGTTCACCAACCAAG CTATGCCTTGTTCAAGATGTTTGATGATTTGATACTTCTGGCAAAAGGTGGTCTTACAGCCTATCATGGACCAGTGAAGAAAGTTGAAGAATACTTTGCTGGCCTTGGGATCAATATCCCAGAGCGAATAAATCCTCCAGACTATTTCATTGACATTTTGGAGGGTATAGTGATGCCAGGTGGCAGCTCAGGAGTTAGTCATGAAGATCTACCTGTCTGTTGGATGCTTCATAATGGGTATTCAATACCCCCTGATATGAAGCAGAATGCTGCAAGACTTGCTAGGTCTTCAATAGATGTAATTCCAGCTAATGAACTCAATCATGCTGGTGCTGGAACGGAGGAAAATTCTTTTGCTGGAGAGTTATGGCAAGGAATGAAAAGCAATGTGGAGCTGCAGCGGGATAAGATACgacttaattttttgaagtccAAGGACTTAACAACGAGGAGAACTCCAGGTGTATTGCAGCAATACAGATACTTTCTTGGAAG GGTTGGTAAGCAGCGATTACGGGAAACTAGAATACTGGCAATGGATTATCTAATCTTATTACTTGCTGGAGCTTGCTTAGGATCACTTGTTAAAGTGAGCGATCAAACCTTTGGTGCAGATGCTTATACTTATACCATAATTGCAGTTT CTCTTCTATGCAAAATTGCGGCTTTGAGATCATTCTCCCTGGACAAATTACACTACTGGAGAGAGAGTGCTTCTGGCATGAGCAGCTTGGCTTATTTTCTCTCTAAGGATACAATTGACCATTTTAATACAGTGATCAAGCCTGCTGTATATCTctctatgttttattttttcacgAACCCAAGATCTACCTTTGCAGATAATTACTTTGTCTTGTTCTGCCTTGTGTATTGTGTAACTGGTATAGCCTACGTGTTGGCCATAGTTTTCGAACCTGGTACAGCCCAGCTG TGGTCAGTTCTTCTTCCAGTTGTTTTGACTCTCATCGCCACACAGCCAAAAGATAGTGAATTTATGAAGATTTTAACTAATCTATGCTACCCTAAGTGGGCTTTGGAGGGATTCATTATTGCAAATTCTGAAAG GTATTATGGAGTGTGGCTGATAACTAGGTGTGGTTCACTTCTAAAAAGTGGTTATAACCTTCATCATTGGAGTCTATGTTTAGCCATCCTTATCCTAATTGGAATTTTTAGTCGTGTGATAGCATTTTTTTGTATGCTGATCTTCCAAAAGAAATGA